From a region of the Williamsia phyllosphaerae genome:
- a CDS encoding winged helix-turn-helix transcriptional regulator: MTTSHGRGDLFDPACPTRRLLDRIGDKWTSMIVKQLADRHPDGARFAELRRATPGVSQKMLSQTLQRLVADGLVDREVTPSTPPAVRYRLTPLGLSLDGPLSVVRAWAEEHMREVDDHRQSTMG; the protein is encoded by the coding sequence GTGACCACCTCGCACGGCAGGGGTGATCTGTTCGATCCCGCCTGTCCGACCCGCCGACTCCTCGATCGCATCGGGGACAAGTGGACGTCGATGATCGTCAAGCAACTGGCCGACCGTCACCCTGATGGCGCACGGTTCGCCGAGCTTCGTCGAGCAACCCCCGGCGTCAGCCAGAAGATGCTGTCGCAGACCCTGCAGCGCCTCGTGGCCGACGGCCTGGTCGACCGCGAGGTCACCCCGTCGACGCCGCCTGCCGTCCGGTATCGCCTGACGCCGCTCGGCCTGTCCCTCGACGGTCCACTGTCGGTCGTTCGAGCGTGGGCCGAAGAACACATGCGCGAGGTCGACGACCACCGACAGTCGACGATGGGCTGA
- a CDS encoding cellulase family glycosylhydrolase translates to MFATFGTATLIAPSSPHYAIVNAAAVDPSSDTVGISDNNLLFSSTDPAVIAKHLDEMQALGVQDIRIPIAWATTEYANGQYNWTAIDNMVNAADARGMGILGVVNTTPDWARGAGTGYYTPPTNVADYGDFMGALASRYAGKMSDFEVWNEPNAYIGYSPAPDPAGYTALLKAAYPAVKAANSSATVIGGVLGSTITWGNYVLNPVDFVQQMYADGAAGYFDALSFHPYQNTTEFSQGANLANSPLNQVTDIHRLMVANGDGAKQIWSSEYGLPTGIVGDQQQADYISDFLNNWNTLSYAGPAFLYTLQDTNSADTTDPEATFGVYTDTWTPKLAAQVISDFIAQHGTPSAMKLAAATAVADQSALPTTASPALAMDTAAQTVAETVGTAMQNYVQAISDAIAAAAAEASDQADAAAQAQAPTTQATATQATATDAAATDPATTESAPATPQATTAANSTAAPTTAATQAETATGDADRTATSTGDPTPSTSATPETTAVPATQTPTETVATPGAASAPSSEVATPTTGAVGPTTATPTTTPPATTAPTITTPTPSADATQDATPTADAASSGDAASTGDAKTGTATTD, encoded by the coding sequence ATGTTTGCAACGTTCGGTACCGCGACTCTGATCGCGCCGTCGAGTCCGCACTACGCCATCGTCAACGCGGCCGCGGTCGACCCGAGCTCTGACACCGTGGGCATCTCGGACAACAACCTGCTGTTCTCCTCGACCGACCCCGCCGTCATCGCGAAGCATCTCGACGAGATGCAGGCGCTCGGTGTCCAGGACATCCGGATCCCGATCGCGTGGGCCACCACCGAGTACGCGAACGGGCAGTACAACTGGACGGCCATCGACAACATGGTCAACGCCGCCGACGCCCGCGGAATGGGGATCCTCGGCGTCGTCAACACCACGCCGGACTGGGCGCGAGGCGCGGGCACCGGCTACTACACGCCGCCGACGAACGTTGCCGACTACGGCGACTTCATGGGTGCCCTCGCCTCTCGGTACGCCGGGAAGATGTCGGACTTCGAGGTGTGGAACGAGCCCAACGCCTACATCGGATACTCACCCGCACCTGATCCGGCCGGCTACACCGCACTTCTCAAGGCGGCGTATCCAGCCGTCAAGGCGGCGAACTCGTCGGCGACCGTGATCGGCGGCGTGCTCGGGTCCACCATCACCTGGGGCAACTACGTGCTCAACCCGGTCGACTTCGTGCAGCAGATGTACGCCGATGGCGCGGCCGGATACTTCGACGCGCTCTCGTTCCACCCGTACCAGAACACCACCGAGTTCTCGCAGGGTGCGAACCTGGCGAACTCGCCGCTCAATCAGGTCACCGACATCCACCGGTTGATGGTGGCCAACGGTGACGGTGCCAAGCAGATCTGGTCGTCGGAGTACGGACTCCCGACCGGGATAGTGGGTGACCAGCAGCAGGCCGACTACATCAGCGACTTCCTCAACAACTGGAACACGCTGTCGTACGCGGGCCCCGCTTTCCTGTACACGTTGCAGGACACCAACTCCGCCGACACCACCGATCCGGAGGCCACGTTCGGCGTGTACACCGACACGTGGACCCCCAAGCTCGCTGCGCAGGTGATCAGCGACTTCATCGCACAACACGGAACCCCGTCGGCGATGAAACTCGCCGCCGCCACGGCGGTCGCCGACCAGTCGGCGCTCCCCACGACAGCGAGTCCCGCGCTCGCGATGGACACCGCGGCACAGACGGTCGCCGAGACCGTCGGCACGGCCATGCAGAACTACGTGCAGGCGATCTCAGACGCCATCGCGGCCGCGGCCGCCGAAGCTTCCGATCAGGCTGATGCCGCCGCACAGGCACAGGCGCCGACCACTCAGGCGACGGCCACTCAGGCGACGGCCACCGATGCTGCGGCCACAGATCCGGCGACAACAGAGTCGGCCCCAGCCACCCCGCAAGCAACGACGGCGGCGAACAGCACCGCCGCACCGACCACGGCCGCGACGCAGGCCGAGACCGCCACCGGCGACGCGGATCGGACGGCCACCTCGACTGGCGACCCGACACCGTCGACGAGCGCGACTCCCGAGACCACCGCGGTGCCGGCGACGCAGACGCCGACCGAGACTGTCGCCACACCGGGGGCGGCGAGCGCCCCGTCAAGTGAGGTGGCAACGCCCACAACGGGTGCCGTCGGCCCCACGACTGCGACACCCACGACAACGCCGCCCGCGACCACCGCCCCGACGATCACCACGCCCACGCCGAGCGCGGACGCAACGCAGGATGCCACCCCGACCGCTGACGCGGCTTCCTCCGGGGACGCGGCGTCGACCGGGGACGCGAAGACCGGGACGGCCACCACCGACTGA
- a CDS encoding UbiA family prenyltransferase, translating into MMPVGGGHPQRAIRTTMALVRASHPVPGSAVTLLTVALALTNGVSTRVSIALAVAVLAGQLVVGWTNDLFDRGRDVQVGRTDKPLAGGELTPRTVAATAALFGVICVAASLACGVAAGSVHLVLGVGAGLLYNAGVKSTVFSAVPYLVAFGSLPVVVMLAADPSRLPHVWMVVVAGVLGVGAHLLNVFPDLDDDEATGVRGLPHRLGRRRIPGVAAVLLLAATAVCVAATSPSWLHWVALAAVIAVIAATVRGRGRTPFYGAIVVAGVDAALVIFG; encoded by the coding sequence ATGATGCCGGTCGGGGGAGGCCACCCCCAGCGCGCGATCCGCACGACCATGGCTCTGGTGCGCGCATCGCACCCGGTCCCCGGTAGCGCCGTGACCCTTCTGACCGTGGCCCTGGCGCTGACCAACGGTGTGTCGACGCGAGTCTCGATCGCCCTGGCGGTGGCGGTGCTGGCCGGGCAACTCGTGGTCGGCTGGACCAACGATCTGTTCGACCGCGGTCGCGACGTCCAGGTGGGCCGGACCGACAAGCCATTGGCCGGCGGAGAACTGACGCCGCGCACCGTCGCCGCGACCGCCGCGCTGTTCGGCGTCATCTGCGTCGCGGCGTCGCTGGCGTGCGGGGTCGCCGCGGGCTCGGTGCATCTGGTGCTCGGCGTAGGCGCGGGATTGCTCTACAACGCCGGTGTGAAATCGACGGTGTTCTCGGCGGTGCCCTATCTGGTCGCGTTCGGGTCGTTGCCGGTCGTGGTCATGCTGGCCGCTGACCCCAGCCGACTCCCGCACGTGTGGATGGTGGTCGTCGCGGGAGTGCTCGGTGTCGGGGCCCACCTTCTCAACGTCTTCCCTGATCTCGATGACGACGAGGCCACCGGGGTGCGCGGTCTGCCGCACCGGTTGGGTCGTCGACGTATCCCCGGTGTGGCCGCCGTGCTGCTCCTCGCGGCCACCGCGGTCTGCGTCGCCGCGACGAGTCCGTCCTGGTTGCACTGGGTGGCCCTGGCGGCCGTGATCGCCGTCATCGCGGCCACCGTGCGCGGTCGTGGGCGGACGCCGTTCTACGGCGCGATCGTCGTGGCCGGTGTCGATGCGGCCCTCGTCATCTTCGGCTGA
- a CDS encoding phytoene desaturase family protein, producing the protein MSHVIVIGAGVGGLSAATRLAAAGHRVTLLEQAAQVGGKLGRDDIDGFLFDTGPSLLTLPQVLEDLFRATGAPLSETSIDLHRLDVACRYRFPDGVTVDLPGDVDAIPGALDAALGAGRGAQWSAFLARAARIWDVTEKPFLRSPIDVGTMVRLARSLADVFTVAPWLSLRGLGARHLSDPRLRMLLDRYATYTGSDPRRAPAALATVPYAEQAFGSWYIPGGLYVIAEELLARAESLGVDVRLGTEVAEVLTTSTGVQGVRLADDTVLAADVVVANADAQVVYERLLPAPDASTRRVARRVRRSTRSFSGFVLLLALDDAPTDQPHHTVLFADDYDAEFDAVFGRGGPPRPVHRPTVYISAPTDPAVAPDPGTGAWFVLVNAPPHDPDGGTDWDAPGRRESYADHILEVMADRGVDVAGRIRHRRIISPADLERRTHTPGGSIYGTASNGASAAFLRPANRSPVPGLYLVGGSSHPGGGLPLVMMSAEIVTTMIGPATPPNVP; encoded by the coding sequence ATGAGTCATGTGATCGTCATCGGCGCCGGTGTCGGCGGCCTCTCCGCAGCGACCCGTCTGGCCGCGGCGGGCCACCGCGTCACCCTTCTCGAGCAGGCCGCGCAGGTGGGCGGCAAGCTCGGTCGGGACGACATCGACGGATTCCTGTTCGACACCGGGCCGTCCCTGCTGACCCTCCCGCAGGTCCTCGAGGATCTGTTCCGTGCGACCGGCGCGCCTCTGTCCGAGACGTCCATCGACCTCCATCGCCTCGACGTCGCGTGTCGCTACCGGTTCCCCGACGGCGTCACCGTCGACCTGCCCGGCGATGTGGATGCGATCCCCGGCGCGCTCGATGCCGCTCTGGGCGCGGGCCGCGGCGCGCAATGGTCGGCGTTCCTCGCACGGGCCGCCCGCATCTGGGACGTCACCGAGAAGCCCTTCCTGCGCTCCCCCATCGACGTCGGGACGATGGTCCGACTCGCGCGCAGCCTCGCCGACGTGTTCACCGTCGCGCCGTGGCTGTCGCTGCGCGGCCTGGGCGCACGGCACCTGTCCGACCCGCGCCTGCGCATGCTCCTCGACCGCTACGCCACCTACACCGGATCGGACCCGCGTCGTGCGCCGGCGGCACTGGCCACCGTCCCCTACGCCGAACAGGCCTTCGGGTCCTGGTACATCCCCGGCGGGCTCTACGTGATCGCCGAGGAACTCCTGGCCCGGGCGGAGTCGCTCGGGGTCGACGTACGACTCGGGACCGAGGTTGCCGAGGTGCTCACCACGTCCACCGGGGTGCAGGGCGTGCGACTGGCCGACGACACCGTCCTCGCCGCTGATGTCGTCGTCGCCAACGCCGACGCGCAGGTGGTGTACGAGCGACTGCTTCCCGCGCCCGACGCGTCGACCCGGCGCGTGGCCCGTCGCGTGCGGCGTTCGACGCGGTCGTTCTCGGGATTCGTGCTGCTGCTCGCCCTCGACGACGCCCCGACCGATCAGCCTCATCACACCGTGCTGTTCGCCGACGACTACGACGCCGAGTTCGACGCGGTCTTCGGCCGGGGCGGCCCGCCGCGACCCGTGCACCGGCCGACCGTCTACATCAGCGCACCCACCGATCCGGCCGTGGCACCGGACCCCGGCACCGGCGCATGGTTCGTGCTGGTCAACGCCCCACCTCACGACCCGGACGGTGGCACCGACTGGGACGCGCCCGGTCGGCGCGAGAGCTACGCCGATCACATCCTCGAGGTGATGGCCGACCGCGGGGTCGATGTCGCCGGGCGAATCCGACACCGACGCATCATTTCCCCGGCCGATCTCGAGCGCCGGACCCACACGCCGGGCGGGTCGATCTACGGCACTGCCTCCAACGGCGCTTCGGCGGCATTTCTCCGACCGGCGAACCGTTCGCCGGTGCCCGGGCTGTACCTGGTGGGCGGTTCTTCACACCCCGGTGGCGGACTACCTCTGGTGATGATGTCGGCGGAGATCGTGACGACCATGATCGGCCCGGCCACCCCGCCGAACGTGCCGTAA
- a CDS encoding DUF3072 domain-containing protein, which produces MTTSNNSSTPEDSGEVLGADAGNTTEKDPSDWVTGDEPMTGAQRSYLDTLARDAGETISADLNKAEASEEIDRLQGKTDRG; this is translated from the coding sequence ATGACTACTTCGAACAACAGTTCGACCCCCGAAGACAGCGGCGAGGTTCTCGGAGCCGACGCCGGAAACACCACCGAGAAGGACCCGTCGGACTGGGTGACCGGCGACGAACCGATGACCGGTGCGCAGCGCAGCTACCTCGACACCCTCGCCCGCGACGCCGGCGAGACCATCTCGGCCGACCTGAACAAGGCGGAGGCATCCGAGGAGATCGACCGACTGCAGGGCAAGACCGACCGCGGCTGA
- a CDS encoding NAD(P)H-dependent amine dehydrogenase family protein, which translates to MTTSTTPIRVFQVATGNVGSEMIKRIGAHRDLELMGLHCYSADKIGRDAGEIVGIEPVGVVATGTVDEIIAAEPDVLTFHGVFPDEDLYEKVLEAGIDIVTTADFITGHHRDENHPHPSGRKVTEVLQAACERGGSTFYGTGMNPGVNQILGVVCSADVADIENIITLESVDVSCHHSRDTWIEVGYGLPVDDPSIPGKLEKYTRVFADSVLLMADCFGLELDEVTFSYELGACTEDIDLGWYQMPKGSLGGNYIKYQGMVDGVPRIETHLEWQMTPHTEPSWDIKGCYITQIQGDPCIYNKHMIFPKPGVRLDNPEDFASIGMTVTGLPALNSIRAVVEAPPGILTSADLPLRGLAGRFKR; encoded by the coding sequence ATGACCACGTCCACCACGCCCATCCGTGTCTTCCAGGTCGCCACCGGGAACGTCGGATCGGAGATGATCAAACGGATCGGGGCCCACCGCGATCTGGAACTGATGGGCCTGCACTGCTATTCGGCCGACAAGATCGGCCGGGACGCCGGCGAGATCGTCGGGATCGAGCCCGTCGGGGTCGTCGCGACGGGGACGGTCGACGAGATCATCGCCGCCGAGCCGGACGTGCTGACGTTCCACGGGGTGTTCCCCGACGAGGACCTCTACGAGAAGGTGCTCGAGGCCGGCATCGACATCGTCACCACGGCCGACTTCATCACCGGGCACCACCGCGACGAGAACCACCCGCACCCGTCGGGTCGCAAGGTCACCGAGGTGCTGCAGGCCGCGTGTGAGCGCGGCGGCTCGACGTTCTACGGGACCGGCATGAATCCCGGGGTCAATCAGATTCTGGGAGTGGTGTGTTCGGCCGACGTTGCCGACATCGAAAACATCATCACGCTGGAATCGGTCGACGTGTCCTGTCACCACTCGCGCGACACCTGGATCGAGGTCGGCTACGGGTTGCCGGTCGACGATCCATCCATCCCGGGAAAGCTGGAAAAGTACACGAGGGTGTTCGCCGACAGTGTGCTGCTGATGGCCGACTGCTTCGGCCTCGAACTCGACGAGGTCACGTTCAGTTATGAACTCGGCGCGTGCACCGAGGACATCGACCTGGGGTGGTATCAGATGCCCAAGGGGTCACTGGGCGGGAACTACATCAAGTACCAGGGGATGGTCGACGGGGTTCCGCGCATCGAGACGCACCTCGAATGGCAGATGACGCCACACACCGAGCCGAGCTGGGACATCAAGGGCTGCTACATCACTCAGATCCAGGGCGACCCGTGCATCTACAACAAGCACATGATCTTCCCGAAACCCGGCGTGCGTCTCGACAACCCCGAGGACTTCGCGTCCATCGGCATGACCGTCACCGGCCTGCCGGCCCTCAACTCGATCCGTGCGGTCGTCGAAGCTCCGCCCGGGATACTGACCAGCGCCGACCTGCCGCTACGCGGCCTGGCCGGTCGCTTCAAACGCTGA
- a CDS encoding Rieske 2Fe-2S domain-containing protein: MARTPLPMRPTGWFQVAWSAEVGVNDVHRMTYFGTEMIAWRSASGQVTVMDAYCEHLGAHLGFGGTVDGEILRCPFHGWEWNRQGRNVCIPYEKNPNRGRRIRAYPVTEHSESIFIWYDADRREPYFPVAEALSGFDDGRSAADYYPAFGHSTLFEQSVEIHPQYVMENGVDFAHFKYVHNTPLVPEFTRHDFDQPVSYVDFTIAFDDVPADEINSGVQAINSGIGVASTKSWGMIDNRTQTCVTPIDDTTSDVRFTVWIGRKPGDDSDHPTSRALRNAAGVIEQFGNDIHIWKHQRYSDPPALSPSEFAGFTAIRAWATQFYPADFDQTAAVAAAR, translated from the coding sequence ATGGCGAGGACGCCGCTACCGATGAGACCCACCGGCTGGTTCCAGGTGGCCTGGTCCGCCGAGGTCGGCGTGAACGACGTCCATCGGATGACGTACTTCGGGACCGAGATGATCGCGTGGCGCTCGGCTTCTGGGCAGGTCACCGTCATGGACGCCTACTGCGAACATCTCGGCGCGCATCTCGGGTTCGGCGGTACCGTCGACGGCGAGATCCTGCGATGCCCGTTCCACGGGTGGGAGTGGAATCGGCAGGGGCGCAACGTGTGTATCCCGTACGAGAAGAACCCCAACCGTGGCCGGCGAATCCGGGCCTATCCCGTCACCGAGCACAGCGAGTCGATCTTCATCTGGTACGACGCCGACCGTCGTGAACCGTATTTCCCGGTGGCCGAGGCGCTCTCGGGTTTCGATGACGGGCGTAGCGCCGCCGACTACTACCCGGCCTTCGGACACAGCACCCTGTTCGAACAGTCCGTCGAGATCCACCCGCAGTACGTCATGGAGAACGGCGTAGATTTCGCGCACTTCAAGTACGTCCACAACACCCCGCTGGTGCCCGAGTTCACTCGTCACGACTTCGATCAGCCGGTGTCCTACGTGGACTTCACCATCGCTTTCGACGATGTCCCCGCCGACGAGATCAACAGCGGGGTCCAGGCCATCAACAGTGGGATCGGGGTCGCGAGCACCAAGAGCTGGGGGATGATCGACAACCGGACGCAGACCTGTGTGACGCCGATCGACGACACGACTTCCGACGTTCGGTTCACGGTGTGGATCGGACGCAAGCCCGGGGACGACAGCGACCACCCCACCAGCCGCGCCCTCAGGAACGCCGCCGGGGTCATCGAGCAGTTCGGCAACGACATCCACATCTGGAAACACCAGCGCTACTCCGATCCACCGGCGCTGTCGCCGTCGGAGTTCGCGGGGTTCACCGCGATCCGCGCGTGGGCCACGCAGTTCTATCCCGCCGACTTCGATCAGACCGCGGCCGTCGCGGCCGCGCGCTGA
- a CDS encoding TetR/AcrR family transcriptional regulator translates to MTDAGVTGRRTNRRGTATRESMLDAAVTSLASGDPGSVSGNRIAKDIGATWGTIKYQFGDIDGFWAAVLRHTALRRGELPASAPADADLHTRVSTIIDNLYAGLSGTDSRAIETLRAAMPRDRTEFEHRFPATANEFASWRQAWLDTCMRAFAGLDVDPDRVAEVAAFIPGAMRGITSERQLGTYTDLDLARRGITNAIVAYLKPTP, encoded by the coding sequence ATGACCGACGCGGGCGTCACGGGCCGACGGACCAACCGACGCGGTACCGCCACGCGCGAGAGCATGCTCGACGCCGCCGTGACCTCGCTCGCGTCGGGTGACCCGGGATCGGTGTCGGGCAACCGGATCGCCAAGGACATCGGCGCCACCTGGGGGACGATCAAGTACCAGTTCGGCGACATCGACGGATTCTGGGCCGCGGTGCTCCGGCACACCGCGCTACGCCGGGGCGAGCTGCCCGCGAGCGCCCCGGCCGACGCCGACCTCCACACCCGCGTGTCGACCATCATCGACAACCTCTACGCGGGACTGTCGGGCACCGACTCCCGCGCCATCGAGACGCTGCGGGCCGCGATGCCCCGCGACCGCACCGAGTTCGAGCATCGATTCCCCGCCACCGCAAACGAATTCGCGTCGTGGCGACAGGCCTGGCTCGACACCTGCATGCGCGCGTTCGCCGGACTCGACGTCGATCCCGACCGCGTCGCGGAAGTCGCCGCCTTCATCCCCGGGGCCATGCGCGGCATCACCTCGGAGAGGCAGCTCGGCACCTACACCGATCTCGACCTCGCCCGGCGAGGCATCACCAACGCGATCGTCGCCTACCTCAAACCGACTCCGTGA